Proteins encoded together in one Pelagicoccus albus window:
- a CDS encoding complex I subunit 1/NuoH family protein, with product MEISEIAIKAIYAIIVVSVLMGFCSYAVLAERKISSWIQGRVGPNRTTLPFVGSIPVVGKFLTRLGVFQPVADGLKFLFKEDVTPGHVNKFYFTMAPIMALIPALTTVVVVPFGYYTNAAGEVVTLVLTDLNVAMLFLLAVSSLGVYGVVLGGWSSNSKYPFLGGIRASAQMISYELAMGISILPVFMWVNAPGSEGSLSLVDVVNSQGGGLWYAMWMPASFLIFVVCIFAETNRLPFDMAESETELVSGFHTEYSSFKFGLFFVGEYAHMLVGSAVVAILFLGGWHPLPFATWADFGVSGWLVGVLSVGTLIAKLCGFMFFFMWIRWTLPRFRYDQVMRIGWQMLLPASIANLIVYTFIIYFLERP from the coding sequence ATGGAAATCTCTGAAATAGCAATCAAGGCGATCTACGCGATCATCGTAGTGAGCGTGCTGATGGGCTTTTGCTCTTACGCGGTACTCGCTGAGCGAAAGATCTCGAGCTGGATTCAAGGCCGCGTAGGACCAAACCGGACTACACTTCCATTTGTCGGATCTATTCCGGTAGTGGGAAAATTCCTTACTCGTCTCGGCGTTTTCCAGCCGGTGGCAGACGGATTGAAGTTCCTTTTCAAGGAAGACGTTACTCCAGGCCACGTTAACAAGTTCTACTTCACCATGGCTCCGATCATGGCGTTGATCCCCGCTTTGACGACTGTAGTGGTGGTGCCTTTTGGTTACTACACCAATGCGGCGGGCGAGGTAGTGACCTTGGTTTTGACCGATCTAAACGTAGCTATGCTGTTCCTCTTGGCGGTTTCTTCGCTCGGTGTTTACGGAGTGGTCTTGGGCGGTTGGTCATCCAACTCCAAGTATCCGTTTCTTGGTGGCATTCGCGCTTCCGCTCAAATGATCTCCTACGAACTGGCCATGGGTATCTCCATCTTGCCGGTGTTTATGTGGGTTAACGCTCCCGGCAGCGAAGGTTCGTTGAGCTTGGTTGATGTGGTGAATTCACAAGGTGGCGGACTATGGTACGCCATGTGGATGCCTGCATCTTTCCTGATTTTCGTGGTTTGTATCTTCGCCGAAACCAACCGTTTGCCTTTCGATATGGCGGAATCCGAAACGGAGCTCGTTAGCGGTTTCCACACTGAATACAGCTCTTTCAAGTTCGGCCTCTTCTTCGTGGGCGAGTACGCGCACATGCTGGTCGGCTCCGCTGTGGTAGCTATTCTCTTCCTCGGTGGTTGGCATCCATTGCCGTTCGCCACTTGGGCGGATTTCGGAGTCAGTGGTTGGCTCGTCGGGGTTCTTTCCGTCGGCACACTGATCGCCAAGCTTTGCGGCTTTATGTTTTTCTTCATGTGGATTCGTTGGACGCTTCCACGTTTCCGCTACGACCAAGTAATGCGTATCGGCTGGCAAATGCTTTTGCCCGCCTCCATCGCGAACCTGATCGTCTACACCTTTATCATCTACTTTTTGGAGAGACCTTAA
- a CDS encoding NuoI/complex I 23 kDa subunit family protein gives MAIVVKRKPLNLLEKLYIPEIARGLMVTFRRMFFGETVTMEYPEQRPPIPVGYRGVPTLVKDPEGREKCVSCQLCEFVCPPKAIRITPGEIPEGSDYRHVEKGPKEFDIDMLRCIYCGMCQEVCPEEAIWLQNQYSMSGYSRAEMVNNKAKLYELGGTLPDEHFKWKKKKEAAEHGGGHH, from the coding sequence ATGGCCATCGTCGTTAAGAGAAAACCACTTAATTTACTCGAAAAGCTCTACATTCCAGAGATCGCTCGCGGTCTTATGGTAACCTTCCGCCGCATGTTTTTCGGCGAAACGGTGACCATGGAGTATCCGGAGCAACGTCCTCCAATCCCAGTTGGCTACCGCGGTGTGCCCACTTTGGTTAAAGATCCGGAAGGTCGCGAAAAGTGCGTATCCTGCCAGCTTTGCGAGTTCGTATGTCCTCCCAAGGCGATCCGTATCACTCCAGGTGAGATCCCTGAAGGCAGCGACTATCGCCACGTGGAGAAGGGCCCCAAGGAGTTCGATATCGATATGCTCCGCTGCATCTACTGCGGCATGTGCCAGGAAGTTTGTCCTGAAGAGGCGATCTGGCTACAGAATCAGTATTCGATGTCCGGTTACAGCCGAGCCGAAATGGTGAACAACAAAGCCAAACTTTACGAACTCGGCGGAACGCTTCCGGATGAGCACTTCAAATGGAAGAAGAAAAAGGAAGCGGCTGAACATGGTGGAGGCCACCACTAA
- a CDS encoding NADH-quinone oxidoreductase subunit J family protein — MTDLFFYIFATLSLGAAFGVVFSRNPVNAAMYLILTFLGMASLFVTLEAYFLAVIQVLVYAGAVVVLFLFIIMLLDVKDETQHRVKPLTWVASVIGFALLIVGIVSISSSDNIKATASTLPDAAGASLKNFGYELFTTYQLPMQVTGFLLLIAMIGVIVLSKKVKTD, encoded by the coding sequence ATGACTGACCTGTTTTTCTACATATTCGCGACTCTCTCCCTTGGGGCCGCCTTTGGTGTCGTGTTTAGCCGTAATCCGGTTAACGCCGCGATGTATCTCATCCTGACCTTCCTCGGGATGGCTTCTCTTTTTGTGACTTTGGAAGCCTACTTTTTGGCTGTAATCCAAGTGCTTGTTTACGCCGGAGCAGTCGTGGTGCTCTTCCTCTTCATCATCATGCTTCTCGATGTGAAGGACGAAACGCAGCACCGCGTGAAACCGCTCACTTGGGTGGCCAGCGTTATCGGATTCGCCCTATTGATTGTGGGCATCGTGAGTATCTCCTCCAGCGATAACATCAAGGCAACTGCATCGACCTTGCCTGACGCGGCGGGCGCTTCCCTCAAGAATTTCGGATACGAGCTCTTCACCACATACCAATTGCCCATGCAGGTCACTGGTTTCCTTCTACTGATCGCGATGATTGGAGTCATCGTTCTGAGCAAGAAAGTGAAAACCGACTAG
- the nuoK gene encoding NADH-quinone oxidoreductase subunit NuoK: MTVGLEQYIAVSAALFAIGFFGVLRRKNTLVIYMCLELMLNASNLALVAFSRYHGGMSGSVFVFFTITVAAAEVAVGLAIIVALFRKRQTVQVPDLNALKN; this comes from the coding sequence ATGACCGTCGGACTTGAACAATACATAGCGGTAAGCGCCGCGCTTTTCGCCATCGGATTCTTTGGTGTGCTGCGACGCAAAAATACCCTCGTCATCTACATGTGCCTAGAGCTCATGCTGAACGCCTCGAACCTGGCGCTTGTCGCCTTTTCCCGATACCACGGTGGCATGAGCGGATCGGTTTTCGTCTTCTTCACGATCACGGTAGCTGCTGCAGAAGTGGCTGTAGGCTTGGCGATCATCGTGGCTCTATTCCGCAAACGCCAGACCGTACAGGTTCCGGACCTCAACGCCCTGAAAAACTAG
- the nuoL gene encoding NADH-quinone oxidoreductase subunit L, with product MNPEIFAYALLAFPLLSATAIALGMRRNGALASGISVGAAALILATAGHIIFRLDNFEFNVNWIEFGPLSLDFGFLVDDLAKLMLFVVAFVGFLVHVFSLGYMKEDPNKARFFGGLSIFMFSMLGLVMASSLVTLFIFWELVGFSSYMLIGFYLDKPSAAAASKKAFITNRVGDFGFLIGIAMAIGMFGTVNLTEMNEMVVSGEVAVTTAALGLLLFCGTVGKSGQIPLHVWLPDAMEGPTPVSALIHAATMVAAGVFLLCRTGFLMTADALQVILWVGVATAIYAGLTAVAQRDIKKILAYSTVSQLGYMVAAFGLGTLASLDADHANMHEAVISGGVAAAMFHLTTHAFFKALLFLGSGSIIHACHHEQDIFKMGGLAKKMKITFICFTLGLMALIGTPFISAGFYSKDAILALAFEQNSAAFYLLVFGAFLTTFYMIRLWKIAFFGSPNSENAEHAHENGPVMTVPLILLAILAVVGGFGFIYPEALKPIIEAGEHIAHGEHHTLIAMYGGVAWLVGLAAAFFFFRAGASEDPFKKMLGPVYAVLEKKFFFDELYNFYIAKIQQRVALTLHFLEQIALSGLIIRGAAGVAGLVGIGLKSLHVGSLHQYVYWFIAGLALFWFFAG from the coding sequence ATGAATCCTGAAATTTTCGCTTACGCGCTGCTGGCGTTTCCTCTCCTTTCTGCGACTGCGATCGCTCTCGGCATGCGTCGCAATGGGGCTTTGGCTTCTGGCATCTCCGTCGGAGCCGCCGCTCTGATCCTTGCTACTGCGGGTCACATCATTTTCCGCCTAGATAACTTCGAGTTCAACGTGAACTGGATTGAGTTTGGGCCGCTTTCTTTGGACTTCGGTTTCCTAGTCGACGATCTCGCCAAGCTAATGCTCTTCGTCGTGGCTTTCGTCGGTTTCCTCGTTCACGTATTCAGCCTTGGATACATGAAGGAAGATCCGAACAAGGCCCGCTTCTTCGGTGGTCTTTCGATCTTCATGTTCTCCATGCTCGGCCTTGTGATGGCTAGCAGCTTGGTGACGCTTTTCATCTTTTGGGAATTGGTTGGTTTCAGTTCCTACATGCTAATCGGTTTCTACCTCGATAAGCCCAGTGCCGCTGCTGCTTCGAAGAAGGCATTCATCACCAATCGCGTGGGTGACTTCGGATTCCTGATCGGTATCGCCATGGCGATCGGAATGTTCGGCACCGTGAACTTGACTGAGATGAACGAGATGGTCGTTTCCGGCGAAGTTGCAGTAACGACCGCAGCTCTTGGTTTGTTACTCTTTTGCGGGACAGTCGGTAAATCCGGCCAGATCCCATTGCACGTTTGGCTTCCAGACGCGATGGAAGGCCCGACACCGGTGTCCGCTTTGATTCACGCGGCGACCATGGTTGCTGCCGGTGTTTTCCTTTTGTGCCGTACCGGTTTTCTCATGACAGCCGATGCCCTGCAGGTGATCCTCTGGGTGGGTGTGGCAACTGCGATTTACGCAGGACTTACCGCCGTCGCTCAACGCGACATCAAGAAGATCTTGGCTTACTCCACGGTTTCGCAGCTCGGCTATATGGTGGCAGCATTTGGTCTTGGCACTTTGGCTTCACTCGATGCCGATCACGCCAACATGCACGAAGCGGTCATTTCAGGTGGGGTCGCGGCAGCGATGTTCCACCTTACCACTCACGCCTTCTTCAAGGCTTTGCTCTTCCTCGGATCCGGTTCGATCATTCACGCCTGTCACCACGAGCAGGACATCTTTAAGATGGGTGGTCTCGCCAAGAAGATGAAGATTACCTTCATTTGCTTCACGCTCGGTTTGATGGCCTTGATTGGAACCCCGTTCATCTCGGCGGGCTTCTATTCCAAGGATGCGATCTTGGCTTTGGCTTTCGAGCAGAACAGTGCCGCCTTCTACCTGTTGGTATTCGGCGCGTTCCTCACCACTTTCTACATGATCCGCCTTTGGAAAATCGCTTTCTTCGGTAGCCCGAATTCCGAAAACGCGGAGCATGCCCATGAGAACGGGCCAGTTATGACTGTGCCGCTCATCCTTTTGGCTATCCTCGCGGTTGTGGGTGGATTCGGATTTATTTATCCGGAGGCGCTTAAGCCCATCATCGAAGCGGGCGAGCATATCGCTCATGGCGAACACCATACCTTGATTGCAATGTACGGCGGAGTCGCATGGCTCGTAGGTCTCGCAGCAGCATTTTTCTTCTTCCGCGCAGGGGCGAGCGAAGATCCGTTCAAGAAGATGCTGGGGCCTGTTTACGCAGTACTCGAGAAGAAGTTTTTCTTCGACGAGCTCTACAATTTCTACATTGCCAAGATCCAACAACGCGTGGCTCTAACGCTCCATTTCCTAGAGCAGATCGCCTTGTCCGGTTTGATTATCCGCGGCGCGGCGGGAGTGGCAGGTTTGGTCGGTATCGGGTTGAAAAGTCTGCACGTCGGAAGCCTGCATCAATATGTTTACTGGTTCATCGCCGGTCTTGCTCTCTTCTGGTTCTTTGCCGGTTAA
- a CDS encoding complex I subunit 4 family protein, giving the protein MNDSVSLLHFTIAVPIVAAFATLWAGKIGRPAAQIVSVAGFAIPTILAIFAWITYSPEVAGGYDFVTRHNTGLEAVGISLHLGLNGVSLPLFVMAAVVGLAAGLYAAQSKAENLSRYLFCLLIMQGGLMGVFASIDVFFFYFFHELALIPTFVMVGVWGGRDRGYAAMKMTIYLTLGAMLSLAGLITLYVKSGAESFDLITLKQHLAAAPLSETVSHYAFGLLLFGFGILVSLWPLHTWAPLGYGAAPSSAAMLHAGVLKKFGLYGLIQIAVPLIPGGVGQWESWIIWLALGNVVIVGLVTMAQRDLKQMLGYSSVMHMGYAFLGIAAMSVLGAGGAVIMMVAHGLTVALLFMLSTMIHHRTQTFEMEEMGGLSKKAPVLSAFFVCGMMASIALPGPGLANFWGEFGIFVSIWQTDFSWVLFVAATGIIISAIYALRAIARIFFGDESEDFLEVQKDHTVTDITWSERIPALILIVLLFFIGFFPKTISSSLNDALESEPVYATAEAGN; this is encoded by the coding sequence ATGAACGACTCCGTTTCACTTCTTCATTTCACCATAGCGGTACCGATTGTCGCTGCATTCGCCACGCTCTGGGCGGGCAAGATCGGTCGACCCGCCGCGCAGATCGTATCGGTGGCAGGTTTTGCGATCCCCACCATTCTGGCGATTTTCGCTTGGATCACCTACAGTCCCGAAGTCGCGGGAGGCTACGATTTTGTCACACGTCACAACACCGGTCTGGAAGCAGTCGGCATCAGCCTTCACCTCGGCCTTAACGGTGTTTCCCTTCCTTTATTCGTGATGGCGGCCGTCGTTGGTTTGGCAGCAGGGCTCTACGCGGCTCAGTCCAAGGCTGAAAATCTCTCCCGTTACCTTTTCTGCCTTCTGATCATGCAAGGCGGTCTGATGGGAGTCTTCGCCTCTATCGATGTCTTCTTCTTCTACTTCTTCCACGAACTCGCTCTGATCCCGACTTTCGTGATGGTGGGAGTCTGGGGTGGTCGTGATCGCGGTTACGCTGCGATGAAGATGACTATCTACCTCACTTTGGGAGCGATGCTTTCCTTGGCCGGATTGATTACCCTCTACGTAAAGAGCGGTGCCGAGTCCTTTGATCTGATTACGCTGAAGCAGCACCTCGCAGCAGCCCCATTGAGCGAAACCGTTTCGCACTACGCCTTTGGACTGTTGCTTTTCGGATTCGGAATTCTCGTTTCACTTTGGCCTTTGCACACTTGGGCTCCGCTCGGCTATGGGGCAGCCCCAAGTTCTGCTGCTATGTTGCACGCCGGTGTTTTGAAAAAGTTTGGACTCTACGGACTCATTCAAATCGCGGTACCGCTCATTCCTGGTGGAGTAGGGCAGTGGGAGTCTTGGATCATCTGGCTCGCTCTGGGCAATGTGGTGATCGTGGGACTGGTTACAATGGCCCAACGCGATCTGAAACAAATGCTTGGTTACAGTTCGGTGATGCACATGGGCTACGCTTTCCTCGGAATCGCGGCTATGTCAGTCCTCGGAGCGGGTGGAGCAGTGATCATGATGGTGGCCCACGGTCTCACTGTAGCGCTTCTGTTCATGCTCTCCACCATGATCCATCACCGCACCCAAACCTTCGAGATGGAGGAAATGGGTGGCCTATCGAAAAAGGCTCCCGTGCTCAGCGCTTTCTTCGTTTGTGGTATGATGGCCAGTATCGCGTTGCCCGGACCAGGTCTCGCAAACTTCTGGGGTGAATTCGGAATTTTCGTCAGCATCTGGCAGACGGATTTCTCATGGGTCCTTTTTGTAGCGGCCACCGGAATTATCATTTCTGCGATCTACGCTCTGCGGGCGATTGCTCGGATCTTCTTTGGCGACGAGTCGGAAGATTTTCTAGAAGTCCAAAAGGATCACACCGTGACAGATATTACTTGGAGCGAGCGTATTCCCGCTTTGATTCTGATCGTTCTGCTTTTCTTCATCGGCTTCTTCCCGAAGACCATCTCCTCCTCACTCAACGACGCTCTTGAGAGCGAACCCGTCTACGCGACGGCCGAAGCTGGCAATTAA
- a CDS encoding NADH-quinone oxidoreductase subunit N has translation MPTDTLNSLGEIAATNTWGAIYPEMILGLMALALMGLEVILPKFAHGAIPRISILGQILLLGYIVIFDPSGCCNGVAFGGMIELSGTGQALRIFFLLSSIFVSYLAMVSFENKTLARIEYFSITLVVTGALSLMAMANHFVMLFVALETATVGFYVLVSYFRLNSLSLEAGLKYLIMGALSSAILLFGIVLLYGAASNPALGGSNPDSMNFQNLRAFLEANPTDTLSIIGMLLVISGVAFKIGAFPFQIWIPDVYQGAPVPTTAFLAVSSKAAGFAVLLTLTKVFAPLSDILIPVLSAVAALTILFGNFAALTQRNLKRLIGLSGVSHAGFLLIGVIASQTVPEATNWVIFYLFAYLLGSMAVFSVFAHLPKEWDSELDLDDLGDLAKRNGFLGIALAIGIGSLAGIPPLAGFIGKFLLFVAAFKAGLYTLLGVGIVGVVISIYYYFGVIKAAFFDVWKFSDEEEEAAPAVPGQMLTALGKFTIVVAIAGSIALGFFQGPLGSWLSGQ, from the coding sequence ATGCCAACTGATACTCTAAACTCCCTAGGCGAAATCGCCGCTACCAATACCTGGGGCGCGATTTACCCTGAAATGATTCTTGGCCTCATGGCCCTCGCTCTGATGGGGCTGGAAGTGATTCTTCCGAAGTTCGCCCACGGAGCGATTCCCAGAATTTCGATACTCGGACAAATCCTGCTGCTCGGCTACATCGTAATATTCGATCCAAGCGGCTGTTGCAACGGAGTTGCTTTCGGAGGGATGATCGAGCTTTCCGGCACTGGCCAAGCCCTGCGGATTTTCTTCCTGCTATCTTCTATCTTCGTCAGCTACCTTGCCATGGTAAGCTTCGAGAACAAGACGCTGGCTCGAATCGAGTACTTCTCAATCACCTTGGTCGTCACTGGAGCTCTCTCCTTGATGGCGATGGCGAACCATTTTGTGATGTTGTTTGTCGCCCTCGAAACGGCGACCGTTGGTTTCTACGTGTTGGTAAGCTACTTCCGCCTCAACTCACTTTCTCTGGAAGCAGGCTTAAAGTACCTGATCATGGGAGCCCTTAGCTCGGCGATCTTGCTCTTTGGTATCGTATTACTCTACGGAGCCGCTAGCAATCCAGCATTGGGTGGCAGCAATCCAGACTCCATGAATTTCCAGAACCTGCGGGCTTTCTTGGAAGCAAATCCAACCGATACCCTTTCAATCATCGGCATGTTGTTGGTGATCTCAGGAGTCGCTTTCAAAATCGGCGCCTTCCCATTCCAGATCTGGATTCCAGACGTCTACCAAGGCGCTCCCGTTCCTACGACGGCGTTTCTAGCTGTTTCGTCTAAGGCGGCCGGCTTTGCGGTTTTGCTTACCTTGACCAAAGTGTTCGCTCCTCTTTCAGATATACTGATTCCAGTGCTCTCTGCGGTTGCGGCCTTGACCATTCTTTTCGGTAACTTTGCCGCCCTAACGCAGCGAAACCTCAAGCGCTTGATCGGACTTTCCGGTGTTTCGCACGCTGGTTTCCTTTTAATCGGTGTGATCGCTTCCCAAACCGTTCCAGAAGCGACAAATTGGGTCATCTTCTACTTGTTCGCCTACTTGTTAGGTTCCATGGCGGTTTTCTCCGTTTTTGCCCATCTACCCAAGGAATGGGATTCCGAGTTGGATCTCGATGACCTGGGTGACCTGGCCAAGCGAAACGGTTTCTTGGGTATCGCGTTGGCGATCGGAATTGGTTCGCTCGCTGGCATCCCGCCGTTGGCAGGTTTCATCGGAAAGTTCCTACTCTTTGTGGCTGCTTTCAAAGCTGGGCTCTACACGCTTCTAGGAGTGGGAATCGTGGGTGTCGTTATTTCGATCTACTACTATTTCGGTGTAATCAAAGCCGCCTTCTTCGATGTTTGGAAGTTTTCTGACGAGGAAGAAGAAGCCGCTCCTGCAGTCCCCGGACAGATGCTTACTGCGCTTGGAAAATTCACGATCGTGGTAGCGATTGCCGGCTCTATTGCTCTTGGCTTTTTTCAAGGCCCCTTAGGCTCTTGGCTTTCTGGCCAATAG